From a region of the Teredinibacter turnerae genome:
- a CDS encoding cellulose binding domain-containing protein, with amino-acid sequence MKKSLLLVLLLFLVAGTVLLVVNRGPSTANKILPTPVPKVTESPPVQPPKLQLEKPVEKTATSQTSIPSPAPSAQAQPVAPPQEPAQPKPDKPTDKQFLLCEHIISSVTQYGFTGEIRLINKGNHPVNGWSVTWEYPDGSAIIDADDVALSGNNPYTGEYLSWNAEIAPGQTVTFKFSGVKGGENAPLGVKVTGESCMN; translated from the coding sequence ATGAAAAAAAGTCTCTTGCTTGTGTTATTGCTTTTTCTAGTCGCGGGAACTGTGTTGCTGGTGGTAAATAGAGGGCCGTCAACCGCGAATAAAATTTTACCCACTCCTGTCCCTAAGGTGACAGAATCGCCGCCCGTTCAGCCACCAAAACTCCAGTTGGAAAAACCGGTTGAAAAAACGGCGACCAGTCAAACATCCATTCCTTCTCCTGCACCGTCAGCGCAAGCTCAACCCGTAGCGCCTCCACAGGAGCCAGCCCAACCGAAACCCGATAAGCCCACAGACAAGCAGTTTTTACTCTGCGAACACATTATTTCCAGTGTGACGCAATATGGGTTTACTGGTGAGATCCGACTGATTAACAAAGGAAACCACCCTGTTAATGGTTGGTCGGTTACTTGGGAATACCCAGATGGTTCAGCCATTATCGATGCTGACGATGTGGCCCTATCGGGCAATAACCCCTATACGGGAGAGTACTTGTCGTGGAACGCTGAAATTGCTCCTGGGCAGACAGTTACCTTTAAATTTAGTGGCGTAAAAGGCGGAGAAAATGCGCCGCTGGGTGTAAAAGTCACAGGCGAGAGCTGTATGAATTAA
- a CDS encoding lytic polysaccharide monooxygenase → MFASKFVKASAAVALFGFAGLAFGHGYIESPPSRQQHCGAEQKPDNPSSAKCDEAFANYRAAGGQNSHWYNFMSVVAHHEGRKVVKGTEHVCGFDGETWNPAPYDTPANWPVTSFSSGQQTFVWDISYGPHFSDTEELVFYITKPGFSFDPTRELTWADFEDQPFCDESIVPGDFSTNAAVEADMANSHINVTCNVPSRSGRHVIFAEWGRNEHTYERFFSCVDVDFGGGGSGSSTSSSSSSSSSSSSSSSSSSSSSSSTGGSSSSSSSSSSSSSSSSSSSSSSSSGSTTGGTCNWYGWMVPICENADSGWHNENQQTCVGRNTCTNIQ, encoded by the coding sequence ATGTTTGCTTCAAAATTTGTTAAAGCCTCTGCTGCCGTCGCGCTATTCGGTTTCGCAGGATTGGCTTTCGGTCACGGCTATATCGAAAGCCCCCCTTCTCGTCAGCAACACTGTGGTGCCGAGCAAAAACCCGATAACCCCAGCAGTGCCAAGTGTGACGAAGCCTTTGCTAATTACCGTGCGGCCGGCGGTCAAAACTCCCACTGGTACAACTTTATGAGTGTGGTTGCGCACCACGAAGGCCGCAAAGTTGTGAAAGGCACCGAGCATGTGTGTGGCTTCGATGGCGAAACCTGGAACCCCGCACCCTACGATACCCCGGCTAATTGGCCGGTAACGTCGTTTAGCTCTGGTCAGCAAACCTTTGTTTGGGATATCAGCTACGGACCGCACTTCAGCGATACCGAAGAGCTGGTGTTCTACATCACCAAGCCTGGCTTCTCGTTCGACCCTACGCGTGAACTGACCTGGGCAGATTTTGAAGACCAGCCTTTCTGTGACGAAAGTATTGTGCCTGGCGACTTTAGCACTAACGCTGCGGTAGAAGCCGATATGGCAAACAGCCACATCAATGTCACGTGTAATGTTCCATCTCGATCAGGTCGCCATGTGATTTTTGCTGAGTGGGGCCGTAATGAGCATACTTACGAGCGTTTTTTCAGCTGTGTTGACGTAGACTTTGGCGGCGGCGGTAGTGGTAGCAGTACGTCTTCGTCCTCTTCCTCTTCGTCTTCCAGCTCCAGCTCATCTTCGAGTTCCAGCTCAAGCTCCAGCTCAACTGGCGGGTCTTCCAGCAGCTCCAGCTCTTCTTCCAGCTCCTCAAGCTCTAGCTCCTCTTCCAGCAGCTCCAGCTCTTCAGGCAGCACGACTGGCGGAACCTGTAACTGGTACGGTTGGATGGTTCCCATCTGCGAGAACGCTGATAGTGGATGGCACAACGAAAACCAGCAGACCTGCGTAGGTCGCAACACCTGCACTAATATTCAATAA